A window of the Janthinobacterium agaricidamnosum NBRC 102515 = DSM 9628 genome harbors these coding sequences:
- a CDS encoding ABC transporter permease produces MLSLALKMTRRDWRAGQLRFLLVALIVAVAALSAVGFFVDRLRSGLNRDAHQLLGADLVVSADQPVNPAWRAEARRRGLAMAETVTFPSMAQAGEGEQSVSQLASIKAVSGGYPLRGKLKISTDAAQANDSVGTPTSQVPAPGTAWVDAGILPGLKTRVGDTIRLGDKSFTVTQLIASEPDRGASFLNFAPRVMLPLSDLAATALVQNGSRVTYRLLLAAPGNDNAGIAAFQTWLQAQIKDGVVKGVRLESLESGRPEMQSTLDRADRFLSLVGLLSAMLAAVAVAMAARRFMLRHLDACAMLRCLGLTQNQVTAMYLIEFLLVGLVGSLLGVMVGFGGHLILLEVLGKLVQNDLPPVSILPALQGVATGMLLLLGFALPPILQLRNVPHNRVIRREAAGPKPLALLTYGLGIATFMILLLWQAGDVPLALLTALGFLGGFALFALAGWLGLKALKKLRGLVNHQGWRFAVTSLQRRPGATIIQVVSLALGLMALLLLTVVRGDLMSAWRNATPADAPNRFIINIMPEQKAEIAARLAAAEVVNAPLYPMIRGRLTAVNGEAITETSYTEDRARGLADREFNLSTMPDMQTENRIVAGQWFSGKPGAAPEASVEEGLAKTLRLKLGDQLRFDIAGQTVEASITSLRKLEWGSMKVNFFVIINPAAMADTPQTWITAFHLPPQHAELGNALTRDFPNLTVVDVGGVLKQIQGVLDQVVTAVEFLFAFTLLSGVLVLYAALMGSQDERTREAGLLRALGATRQQLAQAQLIEFSLVGALAGLLAASGAAGMGWALATYQFKFAWSFAPGVWLAGLVAGAVCAIAGGWLGLRNVLRQPPLQTLREA; encoded by the coding sequence ATGCTGAGCCTTGCCCTGAAAATGACCCGGCGCGACTGGCGCGCCGGTCAATTGCGTTTCTTGCTGGTGGCGCTGATCGTCGCCGTGGCCGCCTTGTCGGCGGTCGGTTTCTTTGTCGACCGGCTGCGCTCCGGCCTGAACCGCGACGCCCATCAATTGCTGGGCGCCGACCTGGTGGTCAGCGCCGACCAGCCGGTCAATCCGGCCTGGCGCGCCGAAGCGCGGCGGCGCGGCCTGGCGATGGCGGAAACGGTGACCTTTCCCAGCATGGCGCAGGCGGGAGAGGGCGAGCAATCGGTGTCGCAACTGGCGTCGATCAAGGCGGTGTCGGGCGGCTACCCGCTGCGCGGCAAGCTGAAAATCAGCACCGATGCCGCACAGGCGAACGATAGTGTCGGTACGCCGACCAGCCAGGTGCCGGCGCCGGGCACCGCATGGGTCGATGCCGGCATCTTGCCGGGCTTGAAAACCAGGGTCGGCGATACCATCAGGCTGGGCGACAAGAGTTTTACGGTTACCCAGTTAATTGCCAGCGAACCGGATCGCGGCGCGTCGTTCCTGAATTTTGCGCCCCGGGTGATGTTGCCGCTGTCCGACCTGGCGGCGACGGCGCTGGTGCAAAACGGTTCGCGCGTGACGTATCGCTTGCTGCTGGCGGCGCCGGGCAACGACAATGCCGGCATCGCCGCGTTCCAGACCTGGCTGCAGGCGCAGATCAAGGATGGCGTAGTCAAAGGCGTGCGGCTGGAGTCGCTGGAATCGGGCCGTCCCGAAATGCAGTCGACGCTGGACCGGGCCGACCGCTTCCTGTCGCTGGTCGGCTTGCTGTCGGCGATGCTGGCGGCGGTGGCCGTGGCGATGGCGGCGCGCCGTTTCATGCTGCGCCACCTCGATGCGTGCGCGATGCTGCGCTGCCTCGGCTTGACGCAAAATCAGGTCACGGCCATGTATTTGATCGAATTCCTGCTGGTCGGCCTGGTTGGCAGCCTGCTCGGCGTGATGGTCGGCTTCGGCGGCCACCTGATCTTGCTGGAAGTGCTGGGCAAGCTGGTGCAAAACGACTTGCCGCCGGTGTCGATCTTGCCTGCGCTGCAAGGCGTGGCCACCGGCATGCTGTTGCTGCTGGGCTTTGCGTTGCCGCCGATCTTGCAGTTGCGCAATGTGCCGCATAACCGCGTGATCCGGCGCGAAGCGGCGGGGCCGAAACCGCTGGCCTTGCTGACGTATGGGCTGGGCATCGCCACCTTTATGATCTTGTTGCTGTGGCAAGCCGGCGATGTGCCACTGGCGCTGCTGACCGCGCTCGGCTTCCTCGGCGGGTTTGCGCTGTTCGCGCTGGCCGGCTGGCTGGGCTTGAAGGCGCTCAAGAAGCTGCGCGGTCTCGTCAATCACCAGGGCTGGCGTTTTGCCGTCACGTCCTTGCAGCGGCGTCCCGGCGCGACCATCATCCAGGTGGTGTCGCTGGCGCTCGGCTTGATGGCGCTGCTGTTGCTGACCGTGGTGCGCGGCGACTTGATGAGCGCGTGGCGCAACGCCACGCCGGCCGATGCGCCGAACCGTTTTATTATCAATATCATGCCGGAGCAAAAGGCCGAGATCGCTGCGCGGCTGGCCGCCGCCGAGGTCGTCAATGCGCCGCTGTACCCGATGATACGGGGCCGGCTGACGGCCGTGAACGGTGAGGCCATCACTGAAACAAGCTATACCGAAGACCGCGCCAGGGGCTTGGCCGACCGCGAATTCAATTTGTCGACGATGCCGGACATGCAGACCGAAAACCGCATCGTGGCCGGCCAGTGGTTCAGCGGCAAGCCGGGCGCGGCGCCGGAAGCATCGGTCGAGGAAGGGCTGGCCAAGACCTTGCGCCTGAAACTGGGCGACCAGTTGCGCTTCGATATCGCCGGGCAAACCGTGGAAGCGTCCATCACCAGTTTGCGCAAGCTGGAGTGGGGGTCGATGAAGGTCAATTTCTTTGTCATCATCAATCCGGCGGCGATGGCCGACACGCCGCAAACCTGGATCACCGCGTTTCACTTGCCGCCGCAACACGCCGAGCTGGGCAATGCACTGACGCGCGACTTCCCGAACTTGACGGTGGTCGATGTCGGCGGCGTGCTGAAACAGATACAGGGCGTGCTCGACCAGGTGGTGACGGCGGTCGAATTCCTGTTCGCCTTTACCTTGCTGTCCGGCGTGCTGGTGCTGTATGCGGCGTTGATGGGCTCGCAGGATGAACGCACCCGCGAAGCCGGCTTGCTGCGCGCCTTGGGCGCGACCCGCCAGCAATTGGCACAGGCGCAGCTGATCGAGTTTTCACTGGTCGGCGCGCTGGCCGGCTTGCTGGCCGCGTCCGGCGCGGCGGGCATGGGCTGGGCGCTGGCGACGTACCAGTTCAAGTTCGCGTGGAGTTTTGCGCCCGGCGTATGGCTGGCCGGCCTGGTCGCCGGCGCGGTGTGCGCCATCGCCGGCGGCTGGCTGGGCTTGCGCAATGTGCTGCGCCAGCCGCCGCTGCAAACCCTGCGCGAGGCATAA